A region of the Thermogladius calderae 1633 genome:
ACCGCCCCCTCGCCCGGTAGCGTACAGTCTTTCTTCACCATGGCCGCCACCGCCTTAGACGCACTGGGCTACAAGTACGACGTCGTCAAGAAGGGCGGGGACGTGATAGAACTGAGGAGTAGCAGGTTCAGTATCGAGTACTGGGAGCCTCTCTCCGTGCCGAAAATCAAGGCAGACCTCGTCGTGGTGGACGAGGCCTCCGGTATACACGTGCCCATGCTGTACAAGATATGGGAGGCCCACAGAAGGACGGTCTACGCGACTACGATCCACGGCTACGAGGGTGCGGGTAGGGGCTTCTCTGTCAGGTTCTTGAGGAGGGTGAAGAGCGACAAGTCCACCGAGGTGCTGGAGTACGAGATGACGGAGCCCATACGCTACGGTAGGAACGACCCTGTAGAGGTGTGGTCCTTCAAGACCCTCCTCCTAGACGCCGAGCCAGCCGAGCTCGACGAGGACGACCTGAGAGACATCGACGAGAAGAACCTCGTCTACATCTCCTACGACCCATCGTATCTATTCAGTAAGAGTGGTGAGGAGGAGCTCAGGCAGCTCTTCGGCATATACGTCCTAGCCCACTACAGGAACGAGCCAGACGACCTCGGGATGCTGGCTGACGCCCCACACCACTTGATCAGGGCTGTCAAGACAAGGTCGGGGAAGATCGTCTGCGCTATCCAGATAGCCGAGGAGGGCCCGATACCGGAGAGCATGGTCGACGAGCTCTTGAAGGGGGGTAGGATACCCGGTAACATAATACCGGACAGGTTCCTGAAGCACACCAGGCTCCGGGAGTTCGGCGAGTTAAAGGGATGGAGGATCGTCAGGATAGCGACACACCCCAGCGTCCAGGGCAGGGGGATTGGCAGCTGGGGGCTCAAGAAGCTGATCGAGGAGGCCACCCTCAGGGGCCTGGACTGGGTCGCCTCGGGCTTCGGAGTAAACGAGGAGCTACTGAAGTTCTGGGTCAAGAACGGGTTTAAGACTGTTCACATAAGCCCCGACAGGAACCCCGTCAGCGGCGAGTACACGATACTCGTCGTGTACCCGTTGAACGAGAGGACGAGGGGGTTCGTCGAGGTGTCTGAGAGAGAGTTCAAAGCCAAGCTACTACTCAGCCTACCGATAAACTACAGGGACATGGAGCCGGACGTCGCGAAGCTACTCGTCGACTCGACGCCCCCTATACTCGAAAAGCTGGACAAGAGCTACCTCACTCCTATACAGATGGACAGGCTATGGGTCTACTGCTTGGGCCCTATGACTTTCGAGGCGGCGGCGGACCTCATGTTTAAACTAGCTAACCTCTACTTCTCGCTCCCGGCCGGGTCGAGACCGCAGCTCTCACACCTCGAGGAGTTTGTCCTCTTGACTAAGGCCCTCCAGGGGAGGAGCTGGGAGGACCTCGAGGAGATCCTCAAGAAGCCGGCTAAGGACCTCCACAAAGTGGCACACGACATAGCCTGCAAGATGTTCGAGTTCTTGACAGGAGTTAAACCAGAGGACTACAAACCGGGTATCAGGCTCGGGGACTACGGTGGCGGTAGGCTACTCTTCCTCTAGCTCCTCGTCTCCGTAGAGCTCGAGGTTCTTTCTCAGCTCGGCCTCTAACATCTTCCTCATGACCGGCGCGGGTAGCGCGAAGTCTCCACGCGAGAGAGCGTGGGGCCCCACCACGACCATCCCCTTCCCGTCCACGATGTCGATCTCGAAGACCCTCTTGTCGTGGTCTGTCTGCCTCATCTTCTCAATGACTACGAACCTCTTCAGGTAGCCGCCGACAAGCCTCTTCCTAAACCTTATTATCCCGTCGGCCACGTGCTCTACTCCGAACCCGAAGCCGAGGCTCGTCGTCACTGCGTACTGGCTCGTGAGGACCGTCGTGAAGTCCCACTTACTTAAAACCCTCTTCACGTGGTAGCTGTACTTCCTCGCCATGGCGGGCTTGTCGAGCCAGAACGCGCTCATCGAGTCTATGACTAGCCTCGTGTGGCCGTGTCCAAGGTACTTCTTGGCCTCTATCACCATGTTCACCAGCTCCTCGACGTCGAGGTCTCTCAGGCTCCAGGCGTCCCCTCTATCCCCCATGAGCGCGTCGATCACTACTAGGTCGCCCCTGTTTATGGCCTGGAGGAAGTCCATGTTGAACGCGGCGGCCTGCCTTATAATGCTGGCCCTGC
Encoded here:
- a CDS encoding tRNA(Met) cytidine acetyltransferase TmcA, whose product is MAGEIPSSFNKLLSTIGKSEEFLVKRRLRSLLVISGSDGEKLGHLAARAISYHERVRHRYDKRKYTGLYVYHDEFPEAESMKEVFEGHAKNFKYTKFEFDVYEKSEKYLGKTYSYLVLDLTRDLKPNDIGKLTGIVEGGGLVVFLTPSWEDWDSHLTIFKQNLTVPQFPEPRHVFITWFKSKLLEHEGVAVYDSDENRVLKKFALDKEKYSEAASRDVVMPEETLFPRELYELALTNDQVRVVELMEWFYEKPKGKKVLVVTADRGRGKSCAVAIGSVGLIHLLSKVKPKPRVLVTAPSPGSVQSFFTMAATALDALGYKYDVVKKGGDVIELRSSRFSIEYWEPLSVPKIKADLVVVDEASGIHVPMLYKIWEAHRRTVYATTIHGYEGAGRGFSVRFLRRVKSDKSTEVLEYEMTEPIRYGRNDPVEVWSFKTLLLDAEPAELDEDDLRDIDEKNLVYISYDPSYLFSKSGEEELRQLFGIYVLAHYRNEPDDLGMLADAPHHLIRAVKTRSGKIVCAIQIAEEGPIPESMVDELLKGGRIPGNIIPDRFLKHTRLREFGELKGWRIVRIATHPSVQGRGIGSWGLKKLIEEATLRGLDWVASGFGVNEELLKFWVKNGFKTVHISPDRNPVSGEYTILVVYPLNERTRGFVEVSEREFKAKLLLSLPINYRDMEPDVAKLLVDSTPPILEKLDKSYLTPIQMDRLWVYCLGPMTFEAAADLMFKLANLYFSLPAGSRPQLSHLEEFVLLTKALQGRSWEDLEEILKKPAKDLHKVAHDIACKMFEFLTGVKPEDYKPGIRLGDYGGGRLLFL
- a CDS encoding KaiC domain-containing protein gives rise to the protein MSTPVERLSTGVSGIDEILRGGIPKGFTVAVVGEPGTGKTVFALHFVNAGLVNGEKAIYVTTEESRASIIRQAAAFNMDFLQAINRGDLVVIDALMGDRGDAWSLRDLDVEELVNMVIEAKKYLGHGHTRLVIDSMSAFWLDKPAMARKYSYHVKRVLSKWDFTTVLTSQYAVTTSLGFGFGVEHVADGIIRFRKRLVGGYLKRFVVIEKMRQTDHDKRVFEIDIVDGKGMVVVGPHALSRGDFALPAPVMRKMLEAELRKNLELYGDEELEEE